Part of the Candidatus Hydrogenedens sp. genome, AAGTTCTTAAATTGAGTTTGGAGTTGGTTCCTGTGTGGAAGCAATGGAAACAGATTGTTGGTGAAGAATTTGCATCACTCACAGAACCCGCAGGTTTTCGGAGGGGGAGACTTCATATTAAAGTGAAGAATACTACCGTTATGCACCGATTAACTTTTGATAAGGAACAGATATTAGGAAGGATAAAAGCCGTTCTTCAAAAGGACCTTATTGATGATTTGTTCTTCGAACTTGATGAAAAGGAGTAATGAAAATTTTTTGTTACTTTATTTTTTATTCGGAATTTTCTTCATTATCAGGGGCATTTTCAAAAAGGTCGCCGGTTTCTTCTTCATTTTCTTCTTCGGCATAAGAACCTTCCGGTAATTCTTCTTCTGCATCACTCTTTTTAATTGCTTTATCTGCGGATGCAATTTTAGCACCTTCGCGTAGGTTCATTAATTGCACACCTTTGGTATTTCGACCAATGACACGAATACTTTTAATGGGGATGCGAAGCATTTTGCCATCGGTGGCAACGACTACGATGTCTTCGTCATCACTTACGGTAAGCATGGTAACAACATTGCCATTGCGCTCTTGTGTCTGTATATTAATAATTCCTTTTCCTCCGCGATGTTGGATGCGGTATTCTTTTACTTCTGTCCGTTTCCCGTAGCCATTTTCTGTAACAGTGAGAACGGTTAGATTGTCTTTGGCAACGGAAACGCCTACGACATAATCACCTTTATTAAGGCGAATGCCAACTACACCCTGAGCCGTTCTACCCATAGGACGGACATCTTTTTCAGGAAATCTTATTGCAAGGCCGCTATGAGTTGCTAAAAGGACATTGTCTATTCCTGAGGTAACAAGGACATCTATAAGTTCATCACCTTCTTCTAAGGTAATTGCCTGGATACCTGTCGAACGCGGTTTACTATAAGCAGATAACGGGGTTTTCTTAACGAGACCTTTCTTGGTTACCATGAACAGGTATTTGCTTTCATCTTTTAAGTTTTTAATTGAAAGGAAGGCTGTTACTTTCTCTTTATCTCCGAGGGCAAGCAGGTTTTTGATATTTCTACCTCTTGCGGTTCTGCCTGCTTCAGGAATCTCATGGACTTTCCGCCAGTAGACACGCCCTTCGTTTGTGAAGAACATGAGATATTCATGAGCGGTTGCAGTAAAGACATGTTTAACGAAGTCATCTTCAGGGGTTTCCATTCCCATGACGCCTTGACCTCTTCGCCGTTGTTTTCGTGATGTTGTCTGGGGCATGCGTTTAATATATCCTTGATTGGATACGGTTATAATCATGGCTTCATCGGCGATAAGGTCTTCAATATCAAAGTCTTCAATAGTTTCTAAAATCTCTGTTTTTCTCTCGTCTCCATATTTTTCGCGGATTTTTTCTACTTCTTTTCGAACTTCAGCAAGAATATTTTCACGGCTTGAGAGGATATGTTTTAATCGTTTAATTTCTTTAAGCAGGTTGTCATATTCTTCTTGTAGTTCTTTTCGTTCTAATCCGGTTAATCTCCGTAGTGGCATAGCAAGGATGGCTTTTGCCTGTTCAACAGAAATATCTAACTTTTTGCATAATTTTGTTTGTGCTTCTTCTGCATTTGCAGATTTCCGAATTAGATTAATTACTTCGTCAATTTGGTCAATGGCTTTTAATAGACCTTCAAGGATATGGGCACGGCGTTCTGCCTGTTCTAAATCGAAACGGGTTCTGCGTTCTACAATTTCAGCACGGTATTGGACATAGTGCTGAATCATGTCTTTCAGGTTTAATACGCGTGGAATATTATTTACTAATGCGAGGAAATGGATTCTTGATGTGCTTTGTAATTGAGTATGTTGGTAAAGTTGGTTTAAAACGACCTGAGGATTGACATCGCTTTTGAGTTCAATGATTAAACGCATTCCTTCGCGGTCGGATTCATCGCGAAGGTCAGTGATACCTGAAACTTTGTTGTTCTCTACGGCTTTTGCAATAGATTCAATCACAGTTTGTTTTGTAACCTGATACGGGATTTCTTCAACGAGTAAACTTTTCTTTTTCGTTTTTTCCTGGGAGACGACTTTAATTCGTGCCCGAAGTTTTACCTGTCCCGTTCCTGTTTTATATGCACGAAGAATTCCTTCTTTACCACAGATGATAGCCCCCGTGGGGAAATCGGGTCCCGGCACAATCTTTATAAATTCTTCGACGGGAGCGGAAGGATTGTCTATATAGTAAATAATTGCGTTACAGATTTCTGTTAAATTGTGAGGAGGACAGTCTGTAGCCATACCGACGGCAATACCGTAAGAGCCGTTTACAAGGAGGTTGGGGAAACCGGACGGTAATACGGTGGGTTCATCGAGACGGCCATCGAAATTAGGACGCATTTCGACGGTATTCTTTTCTATATCTGTTAGCATTTCTAAAGCAATGGGCGTTAACCTTGCTTCTGTATATCGGTATGCTGCGGGACTATCTCCATCGATAGAACCGAAGTTACCCTGACCATCAACCATAGGATAACGCATGTTCCAATCTTGGGCTAATCGGACAAGGGCATCGTAAACCGCCTGGTCTCCATGGGGATGATATTTTCCTAAACATTCTCCGACGATAGTGGCACATTTACGGTATGGACGATTGGGAGTTAATCCCAATTGATGCATAACGAAGAGTATGCGTCTTTGAACCGGTTTTAATCCATCGCGAATATCGGGTAAAGCCCGACTTACAATTACACTCATGGAATAATCGAGGAAAGCGGTTTGCATTTCCTGTTCAATGGGGACTGGCTTTATATTTTGATTCACCGCCATGTATTTTCTCCTAAGGTGTTTTATGTGTCTATTGGAAATTAAATATCAAGATTTTGCACTTCAAGAGCATGTTTTTCTATGAAATGACGACGAGGCTCAACTTCATCGCCCATTAAAATTGTGAATGTCTCTTCTACAGAACTTTCATCAGCAATTTCTACTTTCAGCAATGTTCGTTTTTCGGGGTCCATGGTCGTTTCGTAAAGTTGTTCGGCATTCATTTCACCGAGACCTTTGTATCGCTGAATTACAAGGTCTTTTTTCCCTAACTCCATGAGGTAGTTTCTAAGTTCCATAGGTGAATTGGTTTCAAAAAGCAAATTGTTTTCTTTATTATCTTTGCTGAAAACTCGGAAAGGTGGAGCGCCCAGTGCGTTAGCAGCTTCATACCAATGGAGGTATGATGAAAAATCGGGACTTTTCATGAAGGCTATATCCACCTGATTGGGAAGGCGTGCAGGTTTGGGAGTTGTAACGGATTCTGTATCGCCATTATCACTTTTGGTGGGAATGGCCATGTTAATGATTTCCTTCGCATCGCCAAAGATTTTTTTCCATTCTTTTTGTGTGATTGCTTCGGGATAGACAAGTTTTTCGCGAGGCAATTCTCTTATCCGTTGGAGTTCTTCAAGGGTAACGCCGTATATTTTATTTAGTCGGTTGATTACTTTTTCAAGGTTTCGAATAGCTTCAATCGTTTTAATAAGTGTTCGAACTTGAATAAGTTTTTCATCGTTGTTCGCATCTCCATTGCTTGATACAACCCGAACATTTTCCATGACTGTTTCAAGTATAAAAGCCTCAAATTCATATTCGGAATGGGTGTATCTTGATTTTTTCCCTTTGGAAATTCTGTAAAGGGGAGGGAGTGCTATGTATAGATGTCCTTTTCGGATAAGTTCGGAGGCGTATCTAAAGAAAAATGTTAATAGGAGGGTTCGAATGTGAGAACCATCTACATCAGCATCGGTCATGATTATGACGCGATGGTAGCGAAGGTTATCAAGTGTAATTTCTTCTTTACTTATGTCAATACCTAATGCCCGAAGGAGTGAAGCGATTTCCTTATTTTCAAGTACTTTATGAAGGCGGCTTTTTTCGACATTGAGGACTTTTCCGCGTAAGGGAAGGATAGCCTGATAACGGCGGTCTCTACCTTGTTTAGCGGAGCCACCTGCACTATCACCCTCTACGATGAATAATTCGCAAAGTTCTGGATTTCGTTCTGAACAATCGGCTAATTTAGATGCCTGTCCTAATGTATCCAGAGCGGATTTTCTGCGGACACGTTCTTTGGCTTTACGGGATTCTTCACGGGCTTCTGCTGCTTCTAAAATTTTATCCGCAATCTGATTGGCAATGCGGGGATTTTGCTCAAAAAATTCCTGTAATGCACTATATACAATTGAGTTTACAAGCCCCTGAACCTCGCTATTTCCCAGTTTATCTTTGGTTTGTCCTTCAAATTGTGGGTTGGGATGTCGAATAGAAACTACAGCGGTCAACCCTTCGCGAGTATCATCACCTGTAACAGAAAAGTTTTTCTTTTTATTCAGATTGTTTTTATCTATCCAATCTGTAATACTACGGGTTAGAGCACTACGAAAGCCGGTGATATGAGTGCCTCCACCGGGCGTGTGAATGTTATTTGCAAAACTGATGACCTGCTCATAATAAGTTTTTACATACTGTAACGCCACCTCTACCTGAATGTCTTCTTTGCTTTTGGAAATGAAAATGGGCTTGGAATGAATAGGTTCTTTACCTTTATTTAAGTGTTTGACAAATTCTTCCAATCCCCCTTTATATTGAAGGGTTATCGAAGGTTCATCATTTCGCTCATCTGTGAATATAATTTTCAAACCTGCGTTTAAGAAGGCTAACTCTCTGAGACGATTAATTAAAATTTCCGACTGAAATACCACCTCTTCAAAAATATCCGGGTCAGGGAGGAAAGTAACTCGTGTTCCGGTCCCTTTTGCTTTGCCACGAACTTCCAAAGGAGTAGATGTTTTTCCGCGTTCGAAAGCCATATAGTAAATTTTTTCATCTCTTTTTACTTCCACTTCTAACCACTTGGAAAGGGCATTTACACAGGAAACGCCAACACCATGTAATCCCCCGGAAACTTTATAGACACTATGATTGAACTTGCCTCCTGCATGAAGCACAGTCATAACAACTTCAAGAGCTGACTTCCCTTTATGTGTT contains:
- the gyrB gene encoding DNA topoisomerase (ATP-hydrolyzing) subunit B, giving the protein MTENTSHAYTADAIGVLEGLEAVRKRPAMYIGDTGIRGLHHLVYEVVDNSVDEVMAGCGDTIQVTIHIDNSVTVIDNGRGIPVDPMKDGTHKGKSALEVVMTVLHAGGKFNHSVYKVSGGLHGVGVSCVNALSKWLEVEVKRDEKIYYMAFERGKTSTPLEVRGKAKGTGTRVTFLPDPDIFEEVVFQSEILINRLRELAFLNAGLKIIFTDERNDEPSITLQYKGGLEEFVKHLNKGKEPIHSKPIFISKSKEDIQVEVALQYVKTYYEQVISFANNIHTPGGGTHITGFRSALTRSITDWIDKNNLNKKKNFSVTGDDTREGLTAVVSIRHPNPQFEGQTKDKLGNSEVQGLVNSIVYSALQEFFEQNPRIANQIADKILEAAEAREESRKAKERVRRKSALDTLGQASKLADCSERNPELCELFIVEGDSAGGSAKQGRDRRYQAILPLRGKVLNVEKSRLHKVLENKEIASLLRALGIDISKEEITLDNLRYHRVIIMTDADVDGSHIRTLLLTFFFRYASELIRKGHLYIALPPLYRISKGKKSRYTHSEYEFEAFILETVMENVRVVSSNGDANNDEKLIQVRTLIKTIEAIRNLEKVINRLNKIYGVTLEELQRIRELPREKLVYPEAITQKEWKKIFGDAKEIINMAIPTKSDNGDTESVTTPKPARLPNQVDIAFMKSPDFSSYLHWYEAANALGAPPFRVFSKDNKENNLLFETNSPMELRNYLMELGKKDLVIQRYKGLGEMNAEQLYETTMDPEKRTLLKVEIADESSVEETFTILMGDEVEPRRHFIEKHALEVQNLDI
- a CDS encoding DUF721 domain-containing protein gives rise to the protein MRSHKNKPEKISEIISNVKKSEVLKLSLELVPVWKQWKQIVGEEFASLTEPAGFRRGRLHIKVKNTTVMHRLTFDKEQILGRIKAVLQKDLIDDLFFELDEKE
- the gyrA gene encoding DNA gyrase subunit A; this encodes MAVNQNIKPVPIEQEMQTAFLDYSMSVIVSRALPDIRDGLKPVQRRILFVMHQLGLTPNRPYRKCATIVGECLGKYHPHGDQAVYDALVRLAQDWNMRYPMVDGQGNFGSIDGDSPAAYRYTEARLTPIALEMLTDIEKNTVEMRPNFDGRLDEPTVLPSGFPNLLVNGSYGIAVGMATDCPPHNLTEICNAIIYYIDNPSAPVEEFIKIVPGPDFPTGAIICGKEGILRAYKTGTGQVKLRARIKVVSQEKTKKKSLLVEEIPYQVTKQTVIESIAKAVENNKVSGITDLRDESDREGMRLIIELKSDVNPQVVLNQLYQHTQLQSTSRIHFLALVNNIPRVLNLKDMIQHYVQYRAEIVERRTRFDLEQAERRAHILEGLLKAIDQIDEVINLIRKSANAEEAQTKLCKKLDISVEQAKAILAMPLRRLTGLERKELQEEYDNLLKEIKRLKHILSSRENILAEVRKEVEKIREKYGDERKTEILETIEDFDIEDLIADEAMIITVSNQGYIKRMPQTTSRKQRRRGQGVMGMETPEDDFVKHVFTATAHEYLMFFTNEGRVYWRKVHEIPEAGRTARGRNIKNLLALGDKEKVTAFLSIKNLKDESKYLFMVTKKGLVKKTPLSAYSKPRSTGIQAITLEEGDELIDVLVTSGIDNVLLATHSGLAIRFPEKDVRPMGRTAQGVVGIRLNKGDYVVGVSVAKDNLTVLTVTENGYGKRTEVKEYRIQHRGGKGIINIQTQERNGNVVTMLTVSDDEDIVVVATDGKMLRIPIKSIRVIGRNTKGVQLMNLREGAKIASADKAIKKSDAEEELPEGSYAEEENEEETGDLFENAPDNEENSE